The Euphorbia lathyris chromosome 3, ddEupLath1.1, whole genome shotgun sequence genome contains a region encoding:
- the LOC136223846 gene encoding uncharacterized protein isoform X3 → MAESGSYRPSFMYEDVFTGVKYPAVSFPRIAQISQQPEEGTLLKNSNRNSIASSSRLVEDRPYLQQFLNQSDKHNPRFISDDFWTGTRHPADSYPGATHKSHPPKEGTLTLLNNSNLNSNPSSLRFLEGLPYLQQLVNESDRHNPRFIDEDFWSETRHPANSYPRTAQKSQPLKEHTTMNNLNLNANVAYSRLVQDNHYLQQLLNKSDKHPGDSNPRISQNFKCKAAQMNMKNSHSNFNSGASSSRVHEDPGDSNPRISRNSKYKARMNMNNSRLNFNSGGSSSRVHEDPQLPIGNYENSAETMATVTKVAQLRPKRLWPGSRRILHDRTSIGYDWLHSGWLCEERIMAHRRVYRYYYDPIGRLYYTQFDAKVAMSRLNNNI, encoded by the exons ATGGCGGAATCAGGTTCATATAGACCTAGCTTTATGTACGAGGATGTGTTTACTGGAGTGAAGTATCCAGCAGTGTCTTTCCCCAGAATTGCTCAGATTTCTCAGCAACCAGAAG AAGGAACCCTACTGAAAAACTCAAATCGGAATTCAATTGCGAGTTCTTCAAGACTTGTTGAAGATCGTCCTTATCTTCAACAATTCCTGAACCAGTCAGATAAACATAACCCTAGGTTTATCAGCGACGATTTCTGGACTGGGACAAGACATCCAGCGGATTCTTACCCCGGAGCTACTCACAAATCGCACCCGCCAAAAG AAGGAACCCTAACCCTACTGAACAACTCTAATTTGAACTCAAATCCGAGTTCCTTAAGATTTCTTGAAGGTCTTCCATATCTTCAACAACTTGTGAACGAGTCAGATAGACATAACCCTAGGTTTATCGACGAGGATTTCTGGAGTGAGACTAGACATCCTGCAAATTCTTACCCTAGAACTGCTCAGAAATCACAGCCATTAAAAG AACATACCACAATGAACAACTTAAATTTGAATGCAAATGTGGCTTACTCAAGACTTGTTCAAGATAATCATTATCTTCAACAACTCTTAAACAAGTCAGATAAACATCCGGGAGATTCTAACCCTAGAATTTCTCAGAATTTTAAGTGCAAAG CAGCCCAAATGAATATGAAGAACTCGCATTCTAATTTTAATTCAGGTGCGAGTTCATCAAGAGTTCATGAAGATCCGGGAGATTCTAACCCAAGAATTTCTCGGAATTCTAAGTACAAAG CCCGAATGAATATGAACAACTCGCGTCTTAATTTTAATTCGGGAGGGAGTTCATCAAGAGTTCATGAAGATCCTCAACTTCCTATAGGGAATTATGAGAATTCAGCGGAAACAATGGCGACAGTGACTAAGGTAGCTCAACTCCGCCCCAAAAGATTATGGCCAGGGAGTAGGCGAATACTCCATGACCGAACTTCAATTGGTTATGACTGGTTGCATTCTGGTTGGCTTTGTGAGGAAAGAATCATGGCACACCGAAGAGTCTATAGG TATTATTATGATCCTATTGGACGTTTGTACTATACCCAATTTGATGCTAAGGTCGCGATGAGCcgtttaaataataatatatag
- the LOC136223846 gene encoding uncharacterized protein isoform X1 has protein sequence MAESGSYRPSFMYEDVFTGVKYPAVSFPRIAQISQQPEEGTLLKNSNRNSIASSSRLVEDRPYLQQFLNQSDKHNPRFISDDFWTGTRHPADSYPGATHKSHPPKEGTLTLLNNSNLNSNPSSLRFLEGLPYLQQLVNESDRHNPRFIDEDFWSETRHPANSYPRTAQKSQPLKEHTTMNNLNLNANVAYSRLVQDNHYLQQLLNKSDKHPGDSNPRISQNFKCKAAQMNMKNSHSNFNSGASSSRVHEDPGDSNPRISRNSKYKAARMNMNNSRLNFNSGGSSSRVHEDPQLPIGNYENSAETMATVTKVAQLRPKRLWPGSRRILHDRTSIGYDWLHSGWLCEERIMAHRRVYRYYYDPIGRLYYTQFDAKVAMSRLNNNI, from the exons ATGGCGGAATCAGGTTCATATAGACCTAGCTTTATGTACGAGGATGTGTTTACTGGAGTGAAGTATCCAGCAGTGTCTTTCCCCAGAATTGCTCAGATTTCTCAGCAACCAGAAG AAGGAACCCTACTGAAAAACTCAAATCGGAATTCAATTGCGAGTTCTTCAAGACTTGTTGAAGATCGTCCTTATCTTCAACAATTCCTGAACCAGTCAGATAAACATAACCCTAGGTTTATCAGCGACGATTTCTGGACTGGGACAAGACATCCAGCGGATTCTTACCCCGGAGCTACTCACAAATCGCACCCGCCAAAAG AAGGAACCCTAACCCTACTGAACAACTCTAATTTGAACTCAAATCCGAGTTCCTTAAGATTTCTTGAAGGTCTTCCATATCTTCAACAACTTGTGAACGAGTCAGATAGACATAACCCTAGGTTTATCGACGAGGATTTCTGGAGTGAGACTAGACATCCTGCAAATTCTTACCCTAGAACTGCTCAGAAATCACAGCCATTAAAAG AACATACCACAATGAACAACTTAAATTTGAATGCAAATGTGGCTTACTCAAGACTTGTTCAAGATAATCATTATCTTCAACAACTCTTAAACAAGTCAGATAAACATCCGGGAGATTCTAACCCTAGAATTTCTCAGAATTTTAAGTGCAAAG CAGCCCAAATGAATATGAAGAACTCGCATTCTAATTTTAATTCAGGTGCGAGTTCATCAAGAGTTCATGAAGATCCGGGAGATTCTAACCCAAGAATTTCTCGGAATTCTAAGTACAAAG CAGCCCGAATGAATATGAACAACTCGCGTCTTAATTTTAATTCGGGAGGGAGTTCATCAAGAGTTCATGAAGATCCTCAACTTCCTATAGGGAATTATGAGAATTCAGCGGAAACAATGGCGACAGTGACTAAGGTAGCTCAACTCCGCCCCAAAAGATTATGGCCAGGGAGTAGGCGAATACTCCATGACCGAACTTCAATTGGTTATGACTGGTTGCATTCTGGTTGGCTTTGTGAGGAAAGAATCATGGCACACCGAAGAGTCTATAGG TATTATTATGATCCTATTGGACGTTTGTACTATACCCAATTTGATGCTAAGGTCGCGATGAGCcgtttaaataataatatatag
- the LOC136223846 gene encoding uncharacterized protein isoform X2: MAESGSYRPSFMYEDVFTGVKYPAVSFPRIAQISQQPEEGTLLKNSNRNSIASSSRLVEDRPYLQQFLNQSDKHNPRFISDDFWTGTRHPADSYPGATHKSHPPKEGTLTLLNNSNLNSNPSSLRFLEGLPYLQQLVNESDRHNPRFIDEDFWSETRHPANSYPRTAQKSQPLKEHTTMNNLNLNANVAYSRLVQDNHYLQQLLNKSDKHPGDSNPRISQNFKCKAQMNMKNSHSNFNSGASSSRVHEDPGDSNPRISRNSKYKAARMNMNNSRLNFNSGGSSSRVHEDPQLPIGNYENSAETMATVTKVAQLRPKRLWPGSRRILHDRTSIGYDWLHSGWLCEERIMAHRRVYRYYYDPIGRLYYTQFDAKVAMSRLNNNI, translated from the exons ATGGCGGAATCAGGTTCATATAGACCTAGCTTTATGTACGAGGATGTGTTTACTGGAGTGAAGTATCCAGCAGTGTCTTTCCCCAGAATTGCTCAGATTTCTCAGCAACCAGAAG AAGGAACCCTACTGAAAAACTCAAATCGGAATTCAATTGCGAGTTCTTCAAGACTTGTTGAAGATCGTCCTTATCTTCAACAATTCCTGAACCAGTCAGATAAACATAACCCTAGGTTTATCAGCGACGATTTCTGGACTGGGACAAGACATCCAGCGGATTCTTACCCCGGAGCTACTCACAAATCGCACCCGCCAAAAG AAGGAACCCTAACCCTACTGAACAACTCTAATTTGAACTCAAATCCGAGTTCCTTAAGATTTCTTGAAGGTCTTCCATATCTTCAACAACTTGTGAACGAGTCAGATAGACATAACCCTAGGTTTATCGACGAGGATTTCTGGAGTGAGACTAGACATCCTGCAAATTCTTACCCTAGAACTGCTCAGAAATCACAGCCATTAAAAG AACATACCACAATGAACAACTTAAATTTGAATGCAAATGTGGCTTACTCAAGACTTGTTCAAGATAATCATTATCTTCAACAACTCTTAAACAAGTCAGATAAACATCCGGGAGATTCTAACCCTAGAATTTCTCAGAATTTTAAGTGCAAAG CCCAAATGAATATGAAGAACTCGCATTCTAATTTTAATTCAGGTGCGAGTTCATCAAGAGTTCATGAAGATCCGGGAGATTCTAACCCAAGAATTTCTCGGAATTCTAAGTACAAAG CAGCCCGAATGAATATGAACAACTCGCGTCTTAATTTTAATTCGGGAGGGAGTTCATCAAGAGTTCATGAAGATCCTCAACTTCCTATAGGGAATTATGAGAATTCAGCGGAAACAATGGCGACAGTGACTAAGGTAGCTCAACTCCGCCCCAAAAGATTATGGCCAGGGAGTAGGCGAATACTCCATGACCGAACTTCAATTGGTTATGACTGGTTGCATTCTGGTTGGCTTTGTGAGGAAAGAATCATGGCACACCGAAGAGTCTATAGG TATTATTATGATCCTATTGGACGTTTGTACTATACCCAATTTGATGCTAAGGTCGCGATGAGCcgtttaaataataatatatag
- the LOC136223846 gene encoding uncharacterized protein isoform X4 yields MAESGSYRPSFMYEDVFTGVKYPAVSFPRIAQISQQPEEGTLLKNSNRNSIASSSRLVEDRPYLQQFLNQSDKHNPRFISDDFWTGTRHPADSYPGATHKSHPPKEGTLTLLNNSNLNSNPSSLRFLEGLPYLQQLVNESDRHNPRFIDEDFWSETRHPANSYPRTAQKSQPLKEHTTMNNLNLNANVAYSRLVQDNHYLQQLLNKSDKHPGDSNPRISQNFKCKAQMNMKNSHSNFNSGASSSRVHEDPGDSNPRISRNSKYKARMNMNNSRLNFNSGGSSSRVHEDPQLPIGNYENSAETMATVTKVAQLRPKRLWPGSRRILHDRTSIGYDWLHSGWLCEERIMAHRRVYRYYYDPIGRLYYTQFDAKVAMSRLNNNI; encoded by the exons ATGGCGGAATCAGGTTCATATAGACCTAGCTTTATGTACGAGGATGTGTTTACTGGAGTGAAGTATCCAGCAGTGTCTTTCCCCAGAATTGCTCAGATTTCTCAGCAACCAGAAG AAGGAACCCTACTGAAAAACTCAAATCGGAATTCAATTGCGAGTTCTTCAAGACTTGTTGAAGATCGTCCTTATCTTCAACAATTCCTGAACCAGTCAGATAAACATAACCCTAGGTTTATCAGCGACGATTTCTGGACTGGGACAAGACATCCAGCGGATTCTTACCCCGGAGCTACTCACAAATCGCACCCGCCAAAAG AAGGAACCCTAACCCTACTGAACAACTCTAATTTGAACTCAAATCCGAGTTCCTTAAGATTTCTTGAAGGTCTTCCATATCTTCAACAACTTGTGAACGAGTCAGATAGACATAACCCTAGGTTTATCGACGAGGATTTCTGGAGTGAGACTAGACATCCTGCAAATTCTTACCCTAGAACTGCTCAGAAATCACAGCCATTAAAAG AACATACCACAATGAACAACTTAAATTTGAATGCAAATGTGGCTTACTCAAGACTTGTTCAAGATAATCATTATCTTCAACAACTCTTAAACAAGTCAGATAAACATCCGGGAGATTCTAACCCTAGAATTTCTCAGAATTTTAAGTGCAAAG CCCAAATGAATATGAAGAACTCGCATTCTAATTTTAATTCAGGTGCGAGTTCATCAAGAGTTCATGAAGATCCGGGAGATTCTAACCCAAGAATTTCTCGGAATTCTAAGTACAAAG CCCGAATGAATATGAACAACTCGCGTCTTAATTTTAATTCGGGAGGGAGTTCATCAAGAGTTCATGAAGATCCTCAACTTCCTATAGGGAATTATGAGAATTCAGCGGAAACAATGGCGACAGTGACTAAGGTAGCTCAACTCCGCCCCAAAAGATTATGGCCAGGGAGTAGGCGAATACTCCATGACCGAACTTCAATTGGTTATGACTGGTTGCATTCTGGTTGGCTTTGTGAGGAAAGAATCATGGCACACCGAAGAGTCTATAGG TATTATTATGATCCTATTGGACGTTTGTACTATACCCAATTTGATGCTAAGGTCGCGATGAGCcgtttaaataataatatatag